One genomic window of Pyxidicoccus trucidator includes the following:
- a CDS encoding SulP family inorganic anion transporter, with protein MGLWTGRIWQGAQRVVPGLRLAMDYPRRWLRPDFLSALTIGAMLVPQGLAYAQIVGVRPVAGLYAGAAGMLAYALFGPSRHLILGPEAGAAILTATALAPLTVGADPARYASLAALLALMVAGLSLLAGLLKAGGLADFLSKPILIGYTNGAALIIIGSQLARMVGLERKSDAFFGQVWEVGMGLPRLHVLTLLFGMAIIAALVLLRRFLPRIPGPLILVVLTTAVAQLFQLRHGGLQVVGTVEAEPPAFGFPALSFADVRALLPAAFSIALVNYASSVLTGRIYADRNHYRLDSNQEFFGQAAGNLASALVQGFPVTGSDSRSAVNDAMGGRSQLVGVCAAVLVTVFALFLTPLLENLPLVTLGAIVIVAAVYLMDFASVLALWRVRRVEAFLAVATMLGVLLLGILQGILIAVALALVDLVRRAAHPHDAVLGRREGMPGWLDLTRHKEARAIPGLIVYRFDAPMFFANARHLRERVRELVAASRHPVEEVILDASSVYDLDVTAADGLEKLRGELEERGIVLVIGDANAPLRIMLRRTGLMDRLGSENVFLTVEEAVLRFLETHEARTAAGGESGASPVPPAVH; from the coding sequence ATGGGGCTCTGGACGGGACGCATCTGGCAGGGCGCGCAGCGGGTCGTCCCCGGCCTGCGGCTCGCGATGGACTACCCGAGGCGATGGCTGCGGCCGGACTTCCTCTCCGCGCTGACCATCGGGGCCATGCTCGTGCCCCAGGGCCTGGCCTACGCGCAGATTGTCGGCGTGCGTCCCGTGGCGGGCCTGTACGCGGGCGCGGCGGGCATGCTGGCCTACGCCCTGTTCGGCCCCTCGCGGCACCTCATCCTCGGCCCCGAGGCGGGCGCGGCCATCCTCACCGCCACCGCGCTCGCCCCGCTCACCGTGGGAGCCGACCCCGCGCGCTACGCCTCACTCGCCGCGCTCCTGGCGCTGATGGTGGCGGGCCTCAGCCTCCTGGCGGGACTGCTCAAGGCGGGCGGGCTCGCGGACTTCCTCTCCAAGCCCATCCTCATCGGGTACACCAACGGCGCCGCGCTCATCATCATCGGCAGCCAGCTCGCGCGAATGGTCGGCCTGGAGCGCAAGTCGGACGCATTCTTCGGACAGGTGTGGGAAGTGGGTATGGGGCTCCCGCGCCTTCACGTGCTCACGCTGCTGTTCGGAATGGCCATCATCGCGGCCCTGGTCCTGCTGCGGCGGTTCCTCCCTCGCATCCCAGGGCCGCTCATCCTGGTGGTCCTCACCACCGCGGTCGCCCAATTGTTCCAGCTTCGCCACGGCGGTCTCCAGGTGGTCGGCACCGTCGAAGCGGAGCCCCCGGCCTTCGGCTTTCCGGCACTCAGCTTCGCGGATGTGCGCGCGCTGCTACCGGCCGCCTTCAGCATCGCGCTGGTCAACTACGCCAGCTCCGTGCTGACAGGTCGCATCTACGCGGACCGGAATCACTACCGCCTGGACAGCAACCAGGAGTTCTTCGGGCAGGCCGCGGGCAACCTGGCCTCTGCCCTGGTCCAGGGCTTCCCGGTGACGGGGAGCGACTCTCGCTCCGCCGTCAACGACGCCATGGGCGGGCGCTCCCAGCTCGTCGGAGTCTGCGCCGCGGTGTTGGTGACGGTGTTCGCGCTGTTCCTCACGCCGCTGCTGGAGAACCTCCCCCTGGTGACGCTGGGGGCCATCGTCATCGTCGCCGCGGTGTATCTGATGGACTTCGCGTCCGTCCTCGCGCTGTGGCGCGTGCGCCGCGTGGAGGCCTTCCTGGCCGTGGCGACGATGCTGGGGGTGCTGCTGCTGGGCATCCTCCAGGGCATCCTCATCGCCGTGGCGCTGGCGCTGGTGGACCTCGTCCGCCGCGCCGCGCATCCCCACGACGCGGTGCTGGGCAGACGGGAGGGCATGCCCGGCTGGCTCGACCTCACCCGGCACAAGGAAGCCCGGGCGATTCCCGGGCTCATCGTCTATCGCTTCGACGCGCCCATGTTCTTCGCCAACGCGCGCCATCTGCGTGAGCGGGTCCGAGAGCTGGTGGCCGCCTCCCGCCATCCCGTCGAAGAGGTCATCCTGGACGCGAGCTCGGTCTACGACCTCGACGTCACCGCGGCGGACGGCCTGGAGAAGCTGCGCGGCGAGCTGGAGGAGCGGGGCATCGTCCTGGTCATCGGCGACGCCAACGCGCCCCTGCGCATCATGCTGCGGCGCACGGGACTGATGGACCGGCTGGGAAGCGAGAACGTGTTCCTCACCGTGGAGGAAGCGGTGCTCCGGTTCCTGGAGACGCATGAGGCGCGGACAGCGGCAGGCGGCGAGAGCGGGGCGTCGCCTGTTCCGCCCGCCGTGCATTGA
- a CDS encoding HAD family hydrolase: MVLDSSKNLTPRASPLASWNTGAAKKSLLTFVDAVTTEGAATFVPPEQRIAVFDNDGTLWAEQPFYFQGLFIIDRIRALAPEHPEWKERQPFKSLLEGGGLASGLTEHDVGAIIAATHAGMTTDAFAQIARDWLRTARHPRFHRRYSECVYQPMLELLAFLRAHDFTTYIVSGGGIDFLRTFAEEVYGIPPARVVGSSGQVRFELRGGQPVLVKLPEIGSVDDGPGKPVNIHLHIGQRPILAFGNSDGDLQMFQYTEAGARPHLALLLHHDDAEREYAYDRQSHSGRLDEALRVARQRNWTVVSMKDDWRELFPATRQEAGDARSEATTDSPH; encoded by the coding sequence ATGGTGCTGGACAGCTCCAAGAACCTGACGCCCCGCGCCAGTCCACTGGCCTCCTGGAACACCGGCGCCGCGAAGAAGTCCCTGCTCACCTTCGTCGACGCGGTCACCACCGAGGGCGCGGCCACGTTCGTCCCGCCCGAGCAGCGCATCGCGGTGTTCGACAACGACGGCACGCTCTGGGCCGAGCAGCCGTTCTACTTCCAGGGGCTGTTCATCATCGACCGCATCCGGGCGCTCGCTCCAGAGCACCCGGAGTGGAAGGAGCGGCAGCCGTTCAAGTCCCTCCTGGAGGGCGGCGGACTGGCATCCGGGCTCACGGAGCATGATGTCGGGGCAATCATCGCGGCCACACACGCCGGGATGACTACGGACGCGTTCGCGCAGATTGCCCGGGACTGGCTCCGCACCGCCCGGCATCCCCGCTTCCACCGGCGCTACAGCGAGTGCGTCTACCAGCCGATGCTGGAGCTGCTCGCCTTCCTGCGCGCCCACGACTTCACGACCTACATCGTCTCTGGCGGCGGCATCGACTTCCTGCGCACGTTCGCCGAGGAGGTCTACGGCATCCCGCCCGCGCGGGTGGTGGGCAGCAGCGGGCAGGTGCGCTTCGAGCTGCGCGGCGGCCAACCGGTGCTCGTCAAGCTCCCGGAGATTGGCAGCGTAGACGACGGGCCGGGCAAGCCGGTGAACATCCACCTGCACATCGGTCAGCGCCCCATCCTCGCCTTCGGCAACTCGGACGGCGATCTCCAGATGTTCCAGTACACGGAGGCTGGCGCCAGGCCGCATCTGGCGCTGCTCCTCCACCATGACGATGCGGAGCGCGAGTACGCCTACGACCGCCAGTCCCACTCGGGCCGGCTGGACGAGGCCCTGCGCGTGGCCCGGCAACGGAACTGGACCGTGGTGAGCATGAAGGATGACTGGAGGGAGCTGTTCCCAGCCACCCGCCAGGAGGCAGGCGACGCCCGAAGCGAAGCCACCACGGACTCACCGCACTGA
- a CDS encoding chemotaxis protein: MSPAPSSSRLLLVAVLATVLSGCATTAPRTELQQRVGESGLSVGVLRVRVRDLARRLPGMLETAADDIAAKSDSELLQLRMLEFKTDAVPTMQAVLFQPDPVAALADAWALLAQLQDVLPKRAEGVPPELVEKAQNSLRKAEAEVEIIWRELSGNEDVSQARERVHQWAAENPLTGPVHSRVSTAPLLANLTDRSRIRPLGAAAALLEDTRDITARVDLYASSLPRQARWQAELATAEIMSTVAEAPALHAVVGELNRTVDILDRFGGLAANTPALVARERAAVVDALNQERMAVQTFISGERQAVLAGVGQERAAVMDGLRSERIATLQQLDGLAVAWTDHAFDRAAGLVDRVFLWLLGLLALALVGGIIIAALLARGWRRV; this comes from the coding sequence ATGTCCCCCGCCCCTTCCTCCTCGCGCCTCTTGTTGGTGGCGGTGCTGGCCACCGTCCTGTCCGGGTGCGCCACCACGGCACCCCGCACCGAGCTCCAGCAGCGCGTGGGCGAGTCGGGCCTGTCCGTGGGGGTGTTGCGTGTCCGCGTGCGGGACCTGGCCCGCCGACTCCCGGGAATGCTGGAGACGGCGGCGGACGACATCGCCGCGAAATCCGACTCGGAGTTGCTGCAGCTCCGGATGCTGGAGTTCAAGACCGACGCGGTGCCCACGATGCAGGCCGTGCTCTTCCAACCAGACCCGGTGGCCGCCCTCGCCGACGCCTGGGCCCTGCTGGCCCAGCTCCAGGACGTGCTCCCGAAACGCGCCGAGGGCGTTCCTCCCGAGCTGGTGGAAAAGGCGCAGAACTCGCTGCGGAAGGCCGAAGCGGAGGTGGAGATCATCTGGCGGGAGCTCTCCGGCAACGAGGACGTCTCCCAGGCCCGGGAGCGCGTGCACCAGTGGGCCGCGGAGAATCCGCTCACCGGGCCCGTCCACTCACGGGTGTCCACCGCGCCGCTGCTGGCCAACCTCACGGACAGGTCCCGCATCCGCCCGCTGGGCGCCGCAGCGGCCCTGCTGGAGGACACGCGCGACATCACCGCGCGGGTGGACCTCTATGCCTCCAGCCTGCCCCGGCAGGCCCGGTGGCAGGCGGAGCTGGCGACGGCGGAGATAATGTCCACGGTGGCCGAGGCCCCTGCCCTGCACGCGGTGGTGGGCGAGCTGAACCGCACGGTGGACATCCTCGACCGCTTTGGAGGACTGGCCGCCAACACCCCCGCGCTGGTGGCCCGCGAGCGGGCGGCCGTGGTGGACGCGCTGAACCAGGAGCGCATGGCGGTACAGACCTTCATCTCCGGTGAGCGGCAGGCCGTGCTCGCGGGCGTGGGGCAGGAGCGAGCCGCGGTGATGGACGGACTCCGCTCCGAGCGCATCGCGACCCTCCAGCAATTGGATGGCCTGGCCGTGGCGTGGACGGACCATGCCTTCGACCGTGCCGCCGGGCTGGTGGACCGCGTGTTCCTGTGGCTCCTCGGCCTGCTCGCGCTGGCGCTGGTGGGAGGCATCATCATCGCCGCGCTGCTCGCGCGGGGGTGGCGCCGCGTCTGA
- a CDS encoding arylsulfatase, with amino-acid sequence MFIVLDDTGFGHLGCYGSPIRTPNLDRLAAGGLRYNNLHTTALCSPSRACMLTGRNHHSNAMACITEGATGYPGANGSIPFENGFLSELLLPHGYNTFAVGKWHLTPAEQVSAAGPFDRWPLGRGFERYYGFLGGDTHQYYPDLIHDNHQVRPPKTPEEGYHLTEDLVDHAIEFIADARQVAPDKPFFLYFAPGAMHAPHHVPREWADRYKGQFDDGWDAYREKVFQQQKRMGVLPPDTRLSSRDPDVQAWDALSADARRLYARMMEVFAGFLEHTDHHIGRLIQFLEGTGQLDNTLIMVVSDNGASAEGGPHGSVNENLFFNNVPERLEDSLPAIDELGGPKYFNHYPWGWAWAGNTPFRRWKRETYRGGTSDPFIVHWPKGIKARGEVRSQYAHVVDMLPTVLECLSLEAPKQVRGVTQSPIQGVSFARSFNDAKAESLHRTQYFEMFAHRSIYHDGWRAVCPVPGPSFKEAGMDFGEMAITEEKLRELDAHGWELYHVAKDFSETKNVAAEHRDRLIEMIALWYVEAGKYDVLPLDSRGATRLAEERPQLAKDLQRYVFFPGTSTVSNKIAPRLLNRPHSITATVEIQNGAEGVLVAQGGASGGYSLYVKDHRLHYAYNYVGLEHHHVASDVTIPEGRHELRFEFEPTGKPDIAHGKGAPGRAQLYIDSKLSGQIQLPVTIPLDIGITEGLTCGRDEGSSVTTDYRTPFPFTGKLEQVVVDVSGNIIEDKAAEMRNLMAHQ; translated from the coding sequence GTGTTCATCGTCCTGGATGACACCGGCTTCGGGCACCTGGGGTGCTATGGCTCGCCCATCCGCACGCCCAACCTGGACCGGCTCGCGGCGGGCGGCCTCCGGTACAACAACCTGCACACCACCGCGCTGTGCTCACCCAGCCGCGCCTGCATGCTGACGGGCCGGAACCACCACTCCAACGCCATGGCCTGCATCACCGAGGGGGCCACCGGCTATCCAGGGGCCAACGGCTCCATCCCCTTCGAGAACGGCTTCCTCTCCGAGCTGCTCCTGCCACACGGCTACAACACCTTCGCCGTGGGCAAGTGGCACCTGACCCCCGCCGAGCAGGTGAGCGCCGCCGGCCCCTTCGACCGGTGGCCCCTGGGACGCGGCTTCGAGCGCTACTACGGCTTCCTCGGTGGCGACACCCACCAGTACTACCCGGACCTCATCCACGACAACCACCAGGTGAGGCCGCCGAAGACGCCGGAGGAGGGCTATCACCTCACCGAGGACCTGGTGGACCACGCCATCGAGTTCATCGCGGACGCCCGGCAGGTCGCGCCTGACAAGCCCTTCTTCCTCTACTTCGCGCCCGGCGCGATGCACGCCCCCCACCACGTCCCCAGGGAGTGGGCCGACCGCTACAAGGGGCAGTTCGACGACGGCTGGGACGCCTACCGCGAGAAGGTCTTCCAGCAGCAGAAGCGGATGGGGGTGCTGCCGCCGGATACCCGCCTGTCCTCGCGGGATCCTGACGTTCAGGCGTGGGATGCGCTGTCCGCCGACGCGCGCCGCCTCTACGCGCGGATGATGGAGGTCTTCGCCGGGTTCCTCGAGCACACGGACCACCATATCGGTCGGCTCATCCAGTTCCTGGAGGGGACGGGCCAGCTCGACAACACGCTCATCATGGTCGTCAGCGACAATGGTGCCAGCGCCGAGGGCGGCCCGCACGGGTCGGTCAATGAGAACCTGTTCTTCAACAACGTCCCCGAGCGGCTGGAGGACAGCCTCCCCGCCATCGATGAGCTGGGAGGCCCCAAGTACTTCAACCACTATCCGTGGGGGTGGGCCTGGGCGGGCAACACTCCCTTCCGCCGCTGGAAGCGTGAGACGTACCGTGGAGGGACGAGCGACCCCTTCATCGTCCACTGGCCCAAGGGCATCAAGGCCCGGGGCGAGGTGCGTAGCCAGTACGCTCACGTGGTGGACATGTTGCCCACCGTGCTGGAGTGCCTCTCGCTGGAGGCGCCGAAGCAGGTCCGAGGTGTGACGCAGTCACCCATCCAGGGCGTCTCGTTCGCCCGGAGCTTCAACGATGCGAAGGCGGAGAGCCTGCATCGCACGCAATACTTCGAGATGTTCGCTCACCGGTCCATCTACCACGATGGCTGGCGCGCCGTCTGTCCGGTGCCCGGGCCGTCCTTCAAGGAGGCCGGCATGGACTTCGGTGAAATGGCCATCACCGAGGAGAAGCTGCGCGAGCTGGATGCGCACGGCTGGGAGCTGTACCACGTCGCCAAGGACTTCTCCGAGACGAAGAACGTCGCGGCGGAGCATCGCGACAGGCTCATCGAGATGATTGCGCTCTGGTACGTGGAGGCTGGCAAGTACGACGTGTTGCCATTGGACAGCCGCGGTGCCACCCGCCTGGCCGAGGAGCGTCCGCAGCTGGCCAAGGACCTCCAGCGCTATGTCTTCTTCCCTGGCACGTCGACAGTCTCCAACAAGATTGCGCCCCGCCTGCTCAACCGGCCGCACAGCATCACCGCCACGGTCGAAATCCAGAACGGGGCCGAGGGCGTCCTCGTGGCGCAAGGGGGGGCGTCCGGGGGGTACTCGCTCTACGTGAAGGACCACCGGCTGCACTACGCCTACAACTACGTGGGCCTGGAGCACCACCATGTGGCCTCCGATGTGACGATTCCGGAGGGCCGCCATGAGCTCCGCTTCGAGTTCGAGCCCACCGGCAAGCCGGACATCGCCCACGGCAAGGGTGCTCCGGGGCGGGCGCAGCTCTACATCGACAGCAAGCTGTCGGGTCAAATCCAGCTGCCGGTGACCATTCCGCTCGACATCGGCATCACCGAGGGCCTCACCTGCGGCCGGGATGAAGGCTCTTCCGTGACGACGGACTACCGCACTCCGTTCCCCTTCACCGGGAAGCTGGAGCAGGTGGTGGTCGATGTGTCCGGCAACATCATCGAGGACAAGGCGGCTGAGATGCGCAACCTCATGGCCCACCAGTGA
- a CDS encoding outer membrane beta-barrel protein — MRRFHSVPLMILGLCLLVPAARGADAPSDSETAGFVEQEPAASRFVFSLGGGPSFPISDAGGRFEAGWGFQLGAGLNFSSRLGLLAEYSYSGYEVQDDVLTESSLVGDHFMQYGDLNAIVNLLPGRRLGVYLTGGPGLYYRRVEVTRLDGAEVVPYCDPWLLVCYPDVVPAGTVLGSRSTTDFGLNAGLGVTYRLYGPIRVYLEARYHYIFGPEFDTPEGSRKADGQYLPINLGLLL, encoded by the coding sequence ATGCGTCGGTTCCATTCGGTGCCCCTGATGATTCTGGGGTTGTGCCTGCTCGTCCCCGCTGCCCGGGGAGCGGACGCTCCCAGCGACAGCGAGACAGCGGGCTTCGTGGAACAGGAGCCCGCCGCCAGCCGCTTCGTGTTCAGCCTGGGCGGCGGACCCTCCTTCCCCATCTCCGACGCAGGAGGGCGCTTCGAAGCGGGCTGGGGCTTCCAGCTCGGGGCTGGCCTCAACTTCTCGAGCCGCCTGGGGTTGCTGGCCGAGTATTCGTACAGCGGCTACGAGGTGCAGGATGACGTCCTGACCGAGAGCAGCCTCGTCGGTGACCACTTCATGCAGTACGGGGACCTGAACGCCATCGTCAACCTCCTCCCAGGCCGCCGCCTGGGCGTCTACCTCACCGGAGGGCCGGGCCTGTACTACCGCAGGGTGGAGGTGACCCGCCTCGACGGCGCGGAGGTCGTGCCCTACTGCGACCCCTGGCTGCTCGTCTGCTACCCCGACGTGGTCCCCGCGGGGACTGTCCTCGGCTCGCGGAGCACGACGGACTTCGGGCTCAACGCCGGGCTGGGCGTCACCTACCGGCTCTACGGCCCCATCCGCGTCTACCTGGAGGCCCGCTACCACTACATCTTCGGCCCGGAGTTCGACACGCCGGAGGGCTCCCGGAAAGCGGACGGCCAGTACCTGCCCATCAACCTGGGACTCCTGCTCTGA
- a CDS encoding arylsulfatase: MASQEKKSKTSGNGHGRGGNGKGEGQGKPNILVIWGDDIGLWNVSAYNQGMMGYRTPNIDRIAKEGALMTDCYGQQSCTAGRAAFITGMNPLRTGLTTIGMPGAAYGIQEGDPTIAELLKPLGYTCGQFGKNHLGDSNRFLPTVHGFDEFHGNLYHLNAENEPECPDYPKDPAFKAKFGPRGVLHCHATDRDDPTEDPRWGRVGRQRIEDTGPLTKKRMETVDEEFLASSLSFMERAVKDNKPFFIWHNSTRTHVWTYLQEKYRNKTGKGLYADAMTELDDHVGALLGKLDELGVADNTIVVFSTDNGVEKMGWPDGGNAPFRGEKGSTWEGGVRVPCAVRWPGVIEPGRVINDIFAHEDWMPTFVAAAGGPEDLAEKCKRGHQVGNKKFRVHLDGYDQRALLAGTEPGRRHEFIYVLDSGNIAAVRYDDWKVVFSYQDGEGPDMWFSGKRFNPAWPYIFNLRSDPFEYATHSGLYTQWYGERMFLFVPAQGLVKKFAESLIDFVPSQAPGSLSIGPLKERVKEKMREAQNEGKSEVGDQVMSLANEVEQAIRRFQQSHA; the protein is encoded by the coding sequence ATGGCATCGCAGGAAAAGAAGAGCAAGACGTCAGGCAATGGCCACGGGCGCGGCGGCAACGGCAAGGGTGAAGGGCAGGGCAAGCCGAACATCCTGGTCATCTGGGGAGATGACATCGGCCTCTGGAATGTCAGCGCGTACAACCAGGGGATGATGGGCTACCGCACGCCCAACATCGACCGTATCGCCAAAGAAGGCGCGCTGATGACGGACTGCTACGGGCAGCAGAGCTGCACCGCGGGCCGGGCCGCCTTCATCACCGGAATGAACCCGCTGCGCACGGGGCTCACGACCATCGGCATGCCGGGAGCGGCCTACGGAATCCAGGAGGGCGACCCCACCATCGCGGAGCTGCTGAAGCCCCTGGGTTACACCTGCGGTCAGTTCGGAAAGAACCACCTCGGAGACTCGAACCGGTTCCTGCCCACGGTGCACGGCTTCGACGAGTTCCACGGCAACCTCTACCACCTCAACGCGGAGAACGAGCCGGAGTGCCCGGACTACCCGAAGGACCCGGCCTTCAAGGCGAAGTTCGGTCCGCGCGGCGTGCTGCATTGTCATGCCACGGACCGCGACGACCCCACCGAGGATCCTCGCTGGGGCCGCGTGGGCCGGCAGCGCATCGAGGACACGGGCCCGCTGACGAAGAAGCGGATGGAGACGGTGGACGAGGAGTTCCTGGCCTCCTCGCTCTCCTTCATGGAGCGCGCGGTGAAGGACAACAAGCCCTTCTTCATCTGGCACAACTCCACGCGCACCCATGTGTGGACGTACCTCCAGGAGAAGTACCGCAACAAGACGGGCAAGGGGCTGTACGCGGACGCCATGACCGAGCTGGACGACCACGTCGGCGCGCTCCTGGGCAAGCTCGACGAGCTCGGCGTCGCCGACAACACCATTGTCGTCTTCTCCACGGACAATGGCGTGGAGAAGATGGGGTGGCCGGACGGCGGCAACGCCCCGTTCCGGGGGGAGAAGGGCTCCACCTGGGAGGGCGGCGTCCGCGTCCCCTGCGCCGTGCGCTGGCCGGGCGTCATCGAACCGGGCCGCGTCATCAACGACATCTTCGCCCACGAGGACTGGATGCCGACGTTCGTGGCGGCGGCGGGCGGCCCCGAGGACCTGGCCGAGAAGTGCAAGCGGGGCCATCAGGTGGGGAACAAGAAGTTCCGCGTCCACCTGGACGGCTACGACCAGCGCGCCTTGCTGGCCGGAACGGAGCCTGGCCGGCGCCACGAGTTCATCTACGTCCTCGACAGCGGCAACATCGCGGCGGTGCGGTACGACGACTGGAAGGTCGTCTTCAGCTACCAGGACGGCGAGGGCCCCGACATGTGGTTCAGCGGCAAGCGCTTCAATCCGGCCTGGCCGTACATCTTCAACCTGCGCTCCGATCCATTCGAGTACGCGACGCACTCGGGCCTGTACACGCAGTGGTACGGCGAGCGGATGTTCCTCTTCGTCCCGGCCCAGGGGTTGGTGAAGAAGTTCGCGGAGAGCCTCATCGACTTCGTGCCCAGCCAGGCACCGGGCAGCCTGAGCATCGGGCCCTTGAAGGAGCGCGTGAAGGAGAAGATGCGCGAAGCCCAGAACGAAGGGAAGTCCGAGGTGGGTGACCAGGTCATGTCGCTCGCCAATGAGGTGGAGCAGGCCATCCGCCGCTTCCAGCAAAGCCACGCCTGA
- a CDS encoding MgtC/SapB family protein — MFELKAETETELWVRLVLAALAGITLGLPYRRRPGGVRTHLLVTLGAALFCTTAVRFGARADEDVLRVLQGITSGIGFVGAASVIKRRNYILGITTAASIWVAAAVGCEAALGSPVLAAVFAPTVATVSWLVALVERKVFHRRRQVRPPRPRGSRPPPEPR; from the coding sequence ATGTTCGAGTTGAAGGCGGAGACGGAGACGGAGCTCTGGGTTCGGCTCGTCCTGGCGGCCCTCGCCGGCATCACCCTGGGGCTTCCCTACCGCCGGCGGCCGGGAGGCGTCAGGACACATCTACTGGTGACGCTGGGCGCCGCGCTGTTCTGCACCACCGCGGTCCGCTTCGGCGCGCGCGCCGACGAGGATGTGCTCCGCGTGCTGCAGGGCATCACCTCCGGCATTGGCTTCGTGGGCGCCGCGAGTGTCATCAAGCGGCGCAACTACATCCTCGGCATCACCACGGCCGCGTCCATCTGGGTGGCCGCGGCCGTGGGCTGTGAGGCGGCGCTTGGCAGTCCCGTCCTGGCCGCCGTGTTCGCTCCCACCGTCGCCACCGTGAGCTGGCTGGTGGCGCTGGTGGAGCGCAAGGTCTTCCACCGTCGGCGCCAGGTGCGGCCCCCTCGGCCTCGAGGGAGCCGGCCTCCTCCTGAGCCCCGCTGA